In Gammaproteobacteria bacterium, a genomic segment contains:
- the glgB gene encoding 1,4-alpha-glucan branching protein GlgB gives MDETRESLTDLEKLCSARHHDPFSFLGPHQINGETVIRAYLPGACSVTLLDNEQHMSRIDSSDLFQWRGQASISKPYQLLWYDANRSRHVLHDPYSFPPQIPDFDLHLFAQGKHWHAYRFLGAHAHEAQGIAGVLFAVWAPNAERVSVVGDFNHWDGRRHPLRCRGGSGVWELFVPDLAPGSLYKYEIRNRHTGAVFLKTDPYAQQFELRPSNAAIVPQVQAYSWQDDLWLQQRESFDWQHRPVSIYEVHLGSWKCNSDGSGMNYRQLAHQLVAHVKALGFTHIELLPLTEFPFDPSWGYQAIGYYAPTSRYGSPDEFRYFVDYCHQNDIGVFLDWVPAHFPKDDFALARFDGSALYEHEDPRLGEHLDWSTLIYNFSRNEVKNFLLSSALFWLEEFHLDGLRVDAVASMLYLDYSREDWLPNAYGGRENLAAIEFIQQLNTVVHQACKGVLMMAEESTSWPQVSRPVFAGGLGFDLKWNMGWMNDTLAYMENDPLHRKHHHNELTFSMLYAFTENFLLPFSHDEVVHGKQSLLNKMPGDEWQKFANLRLLYTYMFTHPGKKLLFMGCEFGQGLEWDSGRFLDWYVLEYPLHQGVQNLVKDLNHLYQAQAPLHTYEFDWQGFEWIDCQNSEQSVISYIRRDQNTCIIVIINFTPVVRQAYRLGVPEPGMYQELFNSDSQYYGGSNMGNGSLGLHSEDIGWMGRSWSINITLPPLAGVVLKRMSD, from the coding sequence ATGGATGAAACGCGAGAATCTCTGACGGATCTGGAAAAACTTTGCAGCGCCAGACATCACGATCCGTTCTCTTTTCTGGGACCGCATCAGATCAACGGTGAAACCGTCATCCGAGCCTACCTGCCGGGTGCCTGTTCCGTTACCTTGCTGGACAATGAACAGCATATGAGTCGTATCGATAGTTCGGATCTGTTCCAATGGCGCGGGCAAGCATCGATCAGCAAGCCTTATCAACTACTATGGTATGACGCCAACAGAAGTCGGCATGTGCTGCATGATCCTTATAGTTTTCCCCCACAAATCCCCGATTTTGATTTGCATTTGTTTGCTCAGGGAAAACATTGGCACGCCTACCGGTTTCTTGGGGCACATGCCCATGAGGCACAAGGTATTGCAGGTGTATTGTTTGCCGTTTGGGCTCCCAATGCGGAGCGGGTCAGTGTGGTGGGAGACTTTAATCACTGGGATGGTCGACGTCACCCTTTGCGTTGTCGGGGCGGTTCCGGTGTTTGGGAGTTGTTCGTACCGGATCTGGCGCCGGGGAGCTTATACAAATACGAAATTCGAAATCGCCACACCGGTGCGGTATTTCTGAAAACCGATCCCTACGCGCAGCAATTTGAGCTAAGACCGAGTAACGCTGCGATAGTACCGCAGGTACAAGCTTATTCATGGCAGGATGACCTCTGGTTGCAGCAAAGGGAAAGCTTTGACTGGCAGCACCGTCCGGTTTCCATCTACGAAGTTCATTTAGGTTCCTGGAAGTGTAACAGCGATGGTTCGGGTATGAACTACCGGCAGCTGGCACACCAATTGGTGGCGCACGTAAAAGCCCTGGGTTTTACCCATATTGAGTTATTGCCACTGACAGAGTTTCCCTTTGATCCTTCCTGGGGTTATCAGGCCATCGGCTATTATGCGCCCACATCGCGCTATGGGAGTCCGGATGAATTTCGCTATTTTGTTGACTATTGTCACCAAAATGACATCGGTGTTTTCCTGGATTGGGTGCCTGCGCACTTTCCCAAGGACGATTTTGCCTTGGCACGTTTTGATGGCAGCGCCTTGTATGAACACGAAGATCCGCGTTTGGGAGAACACCTGGATTGGTCCACCTTGATCTACAATTTCAGTCGCAATGAAGTGAAGAATTTTCTGTTATCCAGCGCTTTATTCTGGCTGGAAGAGTTTCACTTGGATGGTTTGCGGGTGGATGCCGTTGCCTCTATGTTATATCTGGATTACTCCCGGGAGGACTGGTTACCCAATGCGTACGGTGGTCGGGAAAATCTGGCCGCCATTGAGTTTATACAGCAACTCAATACGGTGGTACACCAGGCCTGTAAAGGTGTGTTGATGATGGCGGAAGAGTCCACTTCCTGGCCGCAAGTCAGTCGTCCGGTTTTTGCCGGAGGTTTGGGATTTGACTTGAAATGGAATATGGGCTGGATGAACGATACCTTGGCTTATATGGAAAACGATCCGCTGCATCGAAAACATCATCATAATGAACTGACGTTTAGCATGTTGTATGCATTCACGGAGAATTTTCTGTTACCTTTTTCCCATGATGAGGTCGTTCACGGTAAGCAGTCTTTGTTGAATAAAATGCCCGGTGATGAATGGCAAAAATTTGCCAATTTGCGATTGTTGTATACGTATATGTTTACCCACCCCGGCAAAAAGTTACTCTTTATGGGTTGTGAGTTCGGGCAAGGCTTGGAGTGGGACAGTGGTCGTTTTTTGGATTGGTATGTGTTGGAATATCCTCTACATCAGGGCGTGCAAAACCTGGTAAAGGATTTGAACCATCTGTACCAGGCCCAAGCACCCTTGCATACCTATGAATTTGATTGGCAGGGGTTTGAATGGATAGATTGCCAGAATTCGGAGCAATCTGTTATCAGTTATATTCGCCGGGACCAAAATACTTGTATTATAGTGATTATTAATTTTACGCCGGTGGTACGACAAGCCTATCGTTTGGGTGTTCCGGAGCCGGGAATGTACCAGGAACTGTTCAATTCCGATTCTCAGTACTACGGTGGTAGTAATATGGGTAATGGCTCCCTTGGTCTGCACAGCGAAGACATCGGATGGATGGGGCGGTCTTGGTCCATAAATATTACGTTGCCGCCGCTGGCTGGGGTTGTGTTAAAACGGATGTCTGATTAA
- a CDS encoding glycerate kinase translates to MKILIAPNAFKGSLTASEAAQAIELGVKQACPQAQTVLLPIADGGDGCGAILAAVLAATTIRLEARGPLGRPQQTQLYFHADQRTAIIESADVIGLRLISGEPANPLLAGSYGLGQLILKALDLKAEQILIGLGGSATNDAGMGMAEALGVRFLNAQGIVLSGSGAALETVWHIDTSGMDPRLRHTDIRVMCDVDNPLYGPTGAAHMFAAQKGADPAQVSRLDEGLKNFAERIHQEMGLDVSCAKGAGAAGGLGAGLMAFCQAVLQSGTELIFDLIELDKQLQLCELVITAEGCLDAQSGCGKGPVAVAKRASDFGVPCIVVAGKVTLDPPALQALGFDKVTSICNQTVDMHQSMQDAASYLQQASRELLQQFVGYSEPSK, encoded by the coding sequence TTGAAAATCCTAATAGCCCCCAATGCTTTCAAAGGTAGTTTGACGGCGTCTGAAGCGGCTCAAGCTATTGAGCTGGGAGTAAAACAAGCTTGTCCTCAGGCGCAAACGGTTTTGTTACCCATTGCCGACGGTGGCGATGGTTGTGGTGCCATTCTAGCGGCTGTTCTTGCCGCAACAACGATTCGACTTGAGGCTCGTGGCCCATTGGGGCGGCCGCAACAAACACAATTGTATTTCCATGCGGATCAAAGAACAGCGATCATAGAGTCAGCGGATGTGATTGGGTTGCGGCTTATTTCCGGCGAACCTGCAAATCCTTTATTAGCCGGTAGTTATGGTTTGGGGCAATTGATTCTCAAAGCGCTGGACCTAAAGGCTGAGCAAATATTAATCGGCTTGGGCGGCAGCGCGACCAATGATGCAGGAATGGGGATGGCTGAGGCTCTGGGTGTCAGATTTCTTAACGCTCAGGGAATAGTGTTAAGTGGCAGTGGCGCTGCTCTGGAAACGGTATGGCATATCGACACCAGCGGCATGGATCCACGTTTGAGGCATACTGATATTCGGGTGATGTGTGATGTGGATAACCCTCTATATGGGCCCACAGGCGCGGCTCACATGTTTGCAGCGCAAAAAGGTGCCGATCCCGCCCAGGTGTCAAGATTGGACGAGGGATTGAAGAATTTTGCTGAACGTATCCACCAAGAGATGGGCTTGGATGTTTCGTGTGCAAAAGGGGCGGGTGCCGCAGGTGGATTGGGGGCCGGTTTAATGGCCTTTTGTCAGGCTGTTTTACAGTCTGGAACCGAGCTCATTTTTGATCTTATTGAGTTGGATAAACAGTTGCAGCTTTGTGAACTGGTGATTACGGCTGAGGGTTGTTTGGACGCCCAGTCGGGATGTGGCAAGGGGCCTGTGGCGGTTGCAAAGAGAGCATCTGATTTTGGGGTACCTTGTATCGTCGTAGCCGGTAAGGTCACGCTGGATCCCCCAGCGCTTCAAGCCTTGGGATTTGATAAAGTTACCAGTATTTGTAATCAGACTGTGGATATGCATCAATCCATGCAGGATGCTGCGTCTTACTTGCAACAGGCAAGTCGGGAACTGTTACAGCAGTTTGTGGGTTACTCCGAGCCCAGTAAATAA
- a CDS encoding B12-binding domain-containing radical SAM protein, whose amino-acid sequence MKILLLSPKGPLYRNKGGIFKKSLRYQPLTLTTLAALVPEDLDVKLELVDEGICDAPQKTDADLVAMTVITGTAGRAYELAERYRQQGKTVVLGGPHVTLMPEEAQQHADAICIGYAEQAWPQLLRDFNRGALQICYRQGEDLSLENMPFAKRELLDKRYFLTQAVFEATRSCLHDCEFCVAPSAWGRKQYQKPVEWVIEDIKRVGEKKILFVDLNLISNVAYAKELFTQLIPLNVHWYGLSTVLIAHDPQLMELMARSGCKGLLLGLETVSRDNLSKTRKPFNASVDYKSLINSLHALGISIQGCFVFGLDHDSPDVFSETVEFAIDAGVDLPRFAVLTPFPGTPLYQRLAAEGRILTRDWELYDGQHVVFQPKNMSVSQLLQGHERAWKQVYAWSAIARRLWKAGNLKPLALSTNMGYRFYAHHLQRFYNCDWQWQVLPNSVTPSVKSSTVSGDY is encoded by the coding sequence GTGAAAATTTTATTGCTGTCCCCCAAAGGTCCTTTGTATCGAAACAAGGGCGGTATATTCAAAAAATCTCTGCGTTACCAACCCCTCACGCTGACCACCTTGGCCGCTTTAGTTCCCGAGGATTTGGACGTGAAGCTGGAATTGGTGGATGAAGGTATCTGCGATGCTCCGCAAAAAACCGATGCGGATCTGGTGGCAATGACAGTCATTACCGGTACCGCCGGCCGTGCTTATGAACTGGCTGAGCGATATCGCCAACAGGGAAAAACGGTAGTTTTGGGTGGCCCGCACGTTACCTTGATGCCGGAAGAAGCTCAGCAACATGCGGACGCCATCTGTATTGGTTATGCCGAACAGGCGTGGCCACAACTCCTGCGAGATTTCAACCGTGGTGCCCTCCAAATCTGTTATCGTCAAGGTGAGGATTTATCGCTGGAAAACATGCCCTTCGCAAAAAGAGAATTGTTGGACAAGCGCTACTTTCTTACCCAGGCCGTATTTGAGGCGACCCGCTCCTGTCTCCACGATTGTGAATTTTGCGTGGCTCCGTCTGCCTGGGGGCGCAAGCAATATCAAAAGCCTGTTGAATGGGTGATAGAAGATATCAAACGCGTAGGCGAGAAAAAAATCCTATTTGTCGATCTGAATCTGATTTCCAATGTGGCTTATGCCAAAGAATTGTTTACCCAACTCATTCCACTAAATGTCCATTGGTACGGATTGTCCACTGTCTTAATTGCCCATGATCCTCAATTGATGGAATTGATGGCGCGTAGCGGTTGTAAGGGTTTATTGTTGGGGTTGGAGACGGTCTCTCGCGACAACCTGAGTAAAACCCGAAAACCTTTTAATGCCTCGGTAGACTATAAAAGCCTGATTAATAGTTTGCATGCGCTGGGCATCTCCATCCAGGGTTGCTTTGTGTTTGGCTTGGACCATGATAGCCCGGATGTGTTTAGTGAAACTGTAGAATTTGCTATCGATGCCGGTGTAGATTTGCCTCGCTTCGCTGTGTTGACTCCTTTTCCAGGTACTCCTTTATACCAACGTCTGGCAGCGGAAGGGCGCATTCTGACCCGGGATTGGGAGTTGTATGACGGCCAACATGTGGTCTTTCAACCGAAAAACATGTCCGTGAGTCAGTTACTCCAGGGACATGAGCGAGCCTGGAAACAAGTATACGCCTGGTCCGCTATCGCTCGGCGTCTATGGAAGGCGGGTAATCTAAAACCTTTGGCTTTGAGTACCAATATGGGATACCGGTTTTATGCCCATCATCTGCAGCGCTTTTACAATTGCGATTGGCAATGGCAGGTGCTACCCAATTCGGTCACCCCGAGTGTAAAGAGCTCCACCGTGTCCGGAGACTATTAG
- a CDS encoding nuclear transport factor 2 family protein, with protein sequence MKKLFLLLLFIFSTTFAFADSTSDSTSDSTVGLSGNGSASTQSVSAPHEQDRAALKQILKEIEAAINAMDFEGLFKHFDENISVNFMTNDIAVGKEAIIAFYNKLFKDEGAILQSHKTTASLGAPAVFHDNTITAYGMARDTFELKDGTIHHFDTRWTASAVKKNDQWKVVSLHFSVSPFANPILEQLTGKLGLFSVVAFAVGIIIAFFIARFGRRSTT encoded by the coding sequence ATGAAAAAACTGTTTCTGCTATTGTTGTTTATTTTCAGTACGACTTTTGCTTTTGCTGATAGCACTTCTGACAGTACTTCTGACAGCACTGTCGGCCTTTCCGGCAACGGCTCTGCCTCAACTCAGTCAGTATCGGCTCCCCATGAACAAGACCGGGCAGCGCTTAAACAAATACTCAAGGAAATCGAAGCGGCAATTAATGCTATGGACTTCGAAGGTCTGTTCAAACACTTTGACGAAAATATCAGCGTTAATTTTATGACCAACGATATCGCAGTGGGTAAAGAGGCTATTATTGCCTTTTACAATAAGCTGTTTAAAGATGAGGGCGCCATCTTACAAAGCCATAAAACCACAGCCAGTCTGGGTGCCCCTGCCGTGTTTCACGATAACACCATTACAGCCTATGGCATGGCCAGGGATACGTTTGAATTAAAAGACGGTACTATCCATCACTTTGATACCCGCTGGACCGCCAGCGCTGTGAAGAAAAACGACCAATGGAAAGTCGTATCACTCCATTTTTCAGTCAGCCCCTTCGCCAATCCCATTTTGGAGCAACTTACCGGCAAGCTGGGACTGTTCAGCGTAGTCGCTTTTGCCGTGGGTATCATTATCGCTTTCTTTATCGCCCGGTTTGGCAGGCGCTCTACCACTTAA
- a CDS encoding B12-binding domain-containing radical SAM protein has protein sequence MDSVFKTRLTIIHPAIGHKIGENYIRSWQMEPLPAAAIAGLTPDSVEVRFYDDRMETLPFDEPTDAVAMSVETYTAKRVYQIASEYRRRGVPVILGGFHATLQPEEVSRYADAIVIGEAERVWPELVDDLLHGSLQRVYENQEAPDLSHIQVDRSIFAHKNYLPIALVETGRGCRFPCDFCAIQTVFKRTHRSRPVDAVIRELIELKPRTRLFFFVDDNFAGNIKRASEFLHALQPLNIKWVTQMSINAAHDEDFLQLLARSGCKGVLIGFESLDEANLKAMQKGFNAMKGGYPRALANLRRHNIRVYGTFVFGYDHDKHSSFDEAVQFAIDEKLYIAAFNHLTPFPGTPLYDKLQSQGRLRYKQWWLDEAYRYNDVPFIPHQLQPQDVTRLCVQARRRFYSINSILKRGFDKTNRSDSFMFRNYFPINFIHRADVDKRNGYPLGDERWQGNLLPV, from the coding sequence ATGGATTCTGTATTCAAAACCAGGTTGACTATTATTCATCCGGCCATTGGTCATAAAATCGGTGAAAACTATATTCGTTCCTGGCAGATGGAACCTTTACCGGCTGCGGCAATAGCAGGATTGACACCGGATAGTGTTGAAGTGCGATTCTATGACGACCGCATGGAAACCCTACCTTTTGATGAACCGACTGATGCCGTGGCGATGTCGGTGGAAACCTATACGGCAAAGCGTGTCTACCAAATTGCCAGCGAATATCGTCGGCGGGGTGTTCCGGTCATTTTGGGCGGTTTTCATGCCACTTTACAACCCGAAGAAGTTTCGCGCTACGCTGATGCTATCGTGATTGGCGAGGCTGAGCGGGTCTGGCCGGAGTTAGTGGACGATCTATTACACGGCTCACTGCAGCGGGTGTATGAAAACCAAGAGGCTCCGGATTTGAGTCACATTCAGGTGGATCGTTCTATATTTGCACATAAGAACTATCTACCAATTGCCTTGGTGGAAACCGGTAGAGGGTGTCGCTTTCCTTGCGACTTTTGCGCTATCCAAACCGTCTTCAAACGGACGCACCGCTCGCGACCGGTTGATGCCGTGATTCGTGAACTCATAGAACTTAAACCGCGAACACGGTTGTTTTTTTTTGTTGATGATAATTTTGCCGGCAACATTAAACGGGCCTCGGAATTCCTGCACGCATTACAACCTTTAAATATTAAGTGGGTAACGCAAATGAGTATCAACGCGGCTCATGACGAAGACTTCCTGCAATTGTTGGCACGCAGCGGGTGTAAGGGCGTGTTGATCGGGTTTGAAAGTCTTGATGAGGCCAATTTAAAGGCGATGCAAAAGGGGTTTAACGCCATGAAAGGGGGTTATCCGCGCGCCTTGGCCAACCTGCGCCGACATAATATTCGTGTGTATGGTACATTCGTATTCGGCTACGATCATGACAAACATTCCTCTTTTGATGAAGCGGTGCAGTTCGCAATTGATGAAAAACTCTACATTGCCGCTTTCAATCATTTGACACCGTTTCCGGGAACTCCCTTGTACGACAAACTGCAATCGCAAGGACGTTTGCGTTATAAACAATGGTGGTTGGATGAAGCCTACCGCTACAATGATGTGCCGTTTATACCGCACCAATTACAACCCCAGGATGTCACTCGCTTGTGTGTGCAGGCACGGCGGCGGTTTTATTCCATCAATAGTATTCTTAAGCGTGGTTTTGACAAGACTAACCGCAGTGACTCATTTATGTTCCGAAACTATTTTCCCATTAATTTTATTCATCGTGCCGATGTGGATAAACGCAACGGTTATCCGCTGGGCGATGAACGTTGGCAGGGAAATTTGCTACCCGTATGA
- a CDS encoding GH3 auxin-responsive promoter family protein — protein sequence MSFSSREEQNSLWRQLSLLACQLPEAGSCEDWLWRCLKENQATDYGHQCQFERIQSVDDYREFVPLCGYGDAHHSIERIAQGEPDILFKGRAVAFEITGGSGGGPKLIPYSSRSLEDFRLALLPWLGRVAQKLSDTAKAYWAISPAMRMQQFTTGGIPLGLSDGAYLGKDVLPLLAELSAVPSDVAQLTEYHQWQRLSLYYLLRSYDLQFISIWSPTFFITLLDGLLQQQDSLLALLRFGCHEPGMKVEADAQALQRFKAFLLDADCERLWPQLSLVSCWTHASSETYYHQLQQRLPYTQFEAKGLLSTEGVVTVPDTAGLCRLARGCGFYEFLHDGDIYLPRELQPGSSYEVIMTTSGGLYRYRTGDRVVCESVQSDDPVLRFEGRMGRVSDLVGEKLTESFVSHCIEGVSGFRMLVPSKESKPGYILLVDSGGQVSPSQCVQQVERQLKRNPQYAYALQIGQLRPLRLGVMEKALSRYLFCASKTQRLGDIKVPALLLDTDRLSLFTQEITEWDMEKGNTERKERVDNMASGKPRRERNQ from the coding sequence ATGAGCTTTTCTTCTCGCGAGGAACAAAATTCTCTTTGGCGGCAACTTTCGCTGTTGGCGTGTCAATTGCCGGAAGCCGGCAGCTGTGAAGATTGGCTTTGGCGTTGCTTAAAGGAAAATCAGGCAACAGACTACGGCCATCAATGCCAGTTCGAACGGATTCAATCAGTGGACGATTATAGAGAGTTCGTCCCATTGTGTGGTTATGGGGATGCGCATCATTCCATTGAGCGTATTGCTCAGGGGGAGCCGGATATATTGTTCAAGGGACGCGCCGTGGCATTTGAAATCACGGGGGGCAGTGGTGGTGGACCCAAGCTTATCCCTTACTCTTCTCGGAGCTTAGAGGATTTTCGTTTAGCTCTGTTGCCCTGGCTTGGACGTGTTGCACAAAAACTGTCCGATACCGCAAAAGCATACTGGGCCATCAGTCCGGCGATGCGCATGCAACAGTTTACTACCGGGGGAATACCGCTGGGTTTGAGTGACGGAGCCTATTTAGGTAAGGATGTTTTGCCCTTGTTGGCGGAGTTATCGGCAGTACCATCGGATGTGGCGCAACTTACGGAGTATCACCAATGGCAACGGCTCAGCTTGTACTATTTATTACGTAGCTACGATTTACAGTTTATTTCCATTTGGAGCCCGACGTTTTTCATTACCTTGTTGGATGGTTTGCTACAGCAACAAGATTCTTTACTCGCCTTGTTGCGGTTTGGATGTCATGAGCCGGGTATGAAGGTAGAAGCGGACGCTCAGGCCTTACAACGTTTCAAGGCATTTTTGCTGGATGCGGATTGTGAACGATTGTGGCCGCAATTATCTTTGGTCAGTTGTTGGACCCATGCATCCTCAGAAACTTACTACCACCAATTACAACAAAGATTGCCTTATACTCAGTTTGAAGCCAAAGGTTTGTTGTCTACGGAGGGAGTGGTGACCGTTCCCGATACAGCCGGGCTTTGCCGTCTGGCGCGCGGTTGTGGATTTTATGAGTTTCTTCATGATGGCGATATTTACTTGCCCCGGGAACTTCAGCCCGGTTCGAGTTATGAAGTGATCATGACGACATCCGGCGGATTGTATCGCTATCGAACCGGTGACCGTGTGGTCTGTGAGTCCGTCCAAAGTGATGACCCTGTGTTGCGCTTTGAAGGCAGGATGGGTCGAGTGTCGGATTTGGTTGGAGAGAAGTTAACGGAGTCGTTTGTCTCACATTGTATCGAGGGTGTATCCGGGTTCAGAATGTTGGTACCATCCAAAGAGAGTAAACCGGGTTATATTTTGTTAGTGGATTCAGGGGGGCAAGTGTCTCCTTCTCAATGTGTGCAGCAGGTGGAGCGGCAATTAAAGCGCAATCCGCAATACGCCTATGCCCTGCAGATAGGGCAGTTAAGGCCCTTGCGTCTGGGTGTAATGGAAAAAGCTTTGTCCAGGTATTTATTCTGTGCTTCTAAAACGCAGCGACTTGGAGACATTAAAGTGCCCGCGTTGCTGCTGGATACTGACCGATTGAGCTTGTTTACCCAAGAGATAACGGAGTGGGATATGGAGAAAGGGAATACGGAGAGAAAGGAAAGAGTGGACAATATGGCGAGTGGGAAACCCCGCCGGGAGCGCAACCAGTGA
- the glgX gene encoding glycogen debranching protein GlgX yields MLYRRLPDVWPGKPYPLGSTWDGEGVNFALFSENAQTVELCLIDSKSNEVVHTINVKWKTDQVWHCYLPEARPGLLYGYRVHGRYDPANGHRFNASKLLLDPYAKDVVGQLHWEDSLFAYDPRHKKQDLAANDWDSANAMLRSRVVDQSFTWGDDKLLRTPWHDTIIYELHVKGFTQNHPDIPEEIRGTYAGLSSAPAIEHFKRLGITAVELMPVHAFIDDRRLVENGLRNYWGYNSIGFFAPDARYSASGSINEFKTMVKHLHTAGIEVILDVVYNHTAEGSHLGPTLCFRGIDNSAYYRLDKNNPQLYTDYTGCGNTLNMRHPRVLQLIMDSLRYWVQEMHVDGFRFDLASALARELHAVDRLGAFFDIIHQDPILSQVKLIAEPWDLGEGGYQVGNFPVGWTEWNGKYRDLIRAYWKGDGGLIGDMAYRITGSSDLYEHGGRRPYASINFITCHDGFTLEDLVSYNRKYNEANLENNRDGDNHNQSWNCGEEGATNNLHVLRLRNRQKRNFLATLFLSQGVPMLLAGDELGRTQKGNNNAYCQDNELNWVNWDLQREQQELFQFVRYLIRLRKEHPGFRRRYFFQGRSIKGSSIKDITWLMPSGTEMTDQEWNKSYARCLGLFLAGEVIDEHDDRGCPVKDDNMILLFNSDHEAIPFTLPAEPPNSRWEVLVDTENETLAEMDNRFYHSGAVYPLQKRSLVLLIQQQRPLLSGDV; encoded by the coding sequence ATGTTGTATAGACGGTTACCGGATGTTTGGCCCGGCAAACCTTATCCTTTGGGTTCTACCTGGGATGGGGAAGGCGTGAATTTTGCCCTTTTTTCGGAAAATGCCCAAACAGTCGAGCTATGTTTGATCGATTCCAAATCCAATGAGGTGGTTCATACCATCAATGTGAAGTGGAAAACCGATCAGGTCTGGCACTGCTATTTGCCCGAAGCCCGGCCCGGCTTGTTATACGGTTACCGCGTCCATGGTCGCTACGACCCTGCCAACGGTCATCGCTTCAATGCCAGCAAGCTGCTGTTGGATCCCTACGCCAAGGATGTCGTAGGACAATTGCATTGGGAGGATTCCCTGTTTGCTTATGACCCCCGGCATAAAAAGCAGGATTTGGCAGCAAATGATTGGGACAGTGCCAATGCCATGTTGCGTAGCCGCGTGGTGGATCAATCCTTCACCTGGGGTGATGACAAATTGCTACGGACACCCTGGCATGACACCATAATTTATGAATTGCATGTTAAAGGGTTTACGCAAAACCATCCCGATATTCCCGAAGAGATTCGCGGTACATATGCGGGTCTCAGTTCCGCTCCTGCCATAGAGCATTTCAAGCGTTTGGGTATTACCGCGGTCGAACTAATGCCGGTGCATGCATTTATCGATGACCGGCGTCTGGTGGAAAACGGGCTAAGAAACTACTGGGGCTACAACTCCATTGGTTTTTTTGCTCCAGATGCCAGATATTCTGCCAGTGGCAGTATCAATGAGTTCAAAACCATGGTGAAGCATCTGCATACTGCCGGTATTGAAGTCATATTGGATGTGGTTTACAACCACACCGCCGAAGGCAGTCATTTGGGGCCCACACTGTGTTTCCGCGGTATCGATAACAGCGCATACTATCGCCTCGACAAAAATAACCCGCAGCTATACACCGACTACACCGGTTGTGGTAATACTTTGAATATGCGTCATCCAAGGGTGCTGCAGCTCATTATGGACAGTTTGCGCTATTGGGTGCAGGAAATGCACGTGGACGGTTTTCGCTTTGATTTGGCGTCGGCTCTGGCGCGGGAGCTGCATGCCGTGGATCGCTTAGGTGCGTTTTTCGATATTATCCACCAGGATCCAATCCTGTCTCAGGTAAAGTTAATAGCCGAACCTTGGGACTTGGGTGAAGGCGGTTATCAGGTGGGAAACTTTCCGGTGGGCTGGACCGAATGGAATGGCAAGTATCGCGATTTGATCCGCGCTTACTGGAAAGGAGATGGCGGTTTGATTGGTGATATGGCTTATCGCATTACCGGTTCCAGTGATTTGTATGAGCATGGCGGCCGCAGGCCGTATGCCAGCATTAACTTTATCACCTGCCATGATGGGTTCACTCTAGAGGATTTGGTCAGCTACAACCGGAAATACAATGAGGCCAATCTGGAAAACAATCGTGATGGTGATAACCATAACCAAAGTTGGAACTGTGGTGAGGAAGGGGCTACGAATAATCTGCACGTTTTACGGCTGAGAAACCGCCAAAAACGCAATTTTCTCGCGACTTTGTTTTTATCACAAGGCGTACCCATGTTGCTGGCGGGTGATGAGTTGGGTCGCACCCAAAAAGGTAACAATAACGCTTATTGCCAGGACAACGAACTCAATTGGGTAAACTGGGATTTACAGCGGGAACAGCAGGAATTGTTTCAGTTCGTGCGTTACTTAATTCGCTTGCGTAAAGAGCACCCCGGTTTTCGGCGACGCTATTTTTTTCAGGGGCGCTCCATCAAGGGGAGTTCCATTAAGGATATAACCTGGCTAATGCCCAGTGGTACGGAAATGACAGACCAGGAATGGAATAAGTCCTATGCCCGTTGTTTGGGGCTGTTTCTGGCCGGCGAAGTGATCGATGAACACGATGACAGAGGGTGTCCGGTTAAAGACGATAATATGATCCTGCTGTTTAACTCAGACCATGAAGCCATACCGTTTACCTTACCTGCAGAGCCGCCTAACAGTCGTTGGGAGGTACTGGTGGATACCGAGAATGAAACACTGGCTGAAATGGATAACCGTTTTTATCATTCCGGTGCGGTGTATCCCCTGCAAAAACGTTCTCTGGTGTTGTTGATTCAACAACAAAGACCGTTATTGTCCGGTGATGTGTAA